In Levilactobacillus brevis, the genomic window GTTAAGAATTAAAACAATTCCAGTTGATTTCCAGTTGATCTTTTTCTTATTCTTGGAGAATAAGAACGCGATGGCGAGGTAAACAATTACCCCTAAAATATTGACTGCGACTAGCATTGGTCAAAATACCTCTTTCCGATATTATTCTTTGATGTATGGACGTTTGCCATACAAAAGTTGACACGATGTGGCTGCAGAAATTATGTACCGCATAACTTCTGTTACGAACGAACGGCATCAGTTCGTAACCCTAGATTTCAACGTTTTCGGCGAATGGTGAAATTGCAAATAATAGATGTATCGTTGCCTACTCGACGTTGACCTTTGCAACCTAGTGGTTACCCCCTAACGATGATGCTTCCTCACCCCCCTTCAAGGTTCGTTCAAAACTTCTATTGCGTAAATTCATTTAAAAAGCTATGTCCAGCCGCGTGACTGGCTAAGCCGAAATTCTCAAGAACCGTGGCGCCAACATCGGCGAGCGTGCGCCGAATGCCCAACGCGTGTGTGCTGGGCCGCGATGCCGAATAGGCAATCACCGGCAAGTATTCGCGGGTCGGCGTGACCGCCACCGTGGGATCAACCGCGTGACTGGCCGTCACAATCAGAAGGTCATTGACCCCCATATCGTGAATAATCTGGCCCAGCGCTTGATCGGTGTGCATCAGTGATTCACCGAAAGACGTGATGTCCCCACGCTCCCCGGCGAACCGGAAATCGGGTAACATAATCAGCGCCATGCCGGACGATGGTCGATACAACAACTCATTGAGCACGCGGAAGGCCTCCTGGTTACTGCCCAGTTGAACCTTTTCAGCCGCATCCTGCGTCTGCAGGTAGCTTAGAAACGGCGCCGCGATGGTAACGGGATATCCCGCCTCGGGTAGAGTGGCCAACACACTTTGCGTGCGGGTCTGTCCATTATAGTCCCACATCTCACGAAGCCCCGTATCCGGATGATTATCCTGCGCGGCCATGTGTAGACGCCCATAAAAGCCCATTGGCGTGGCGACCGGGTCAATGCCCAGCAACGGATGACCAACCCGAATGTTTCCGAGTCCCAACCGCTGTAATGTTGGAAGATTTAGTTTACTCGACCAACTAACCGCCACATGACCTAACGTATCAGTTCCGACCGACTGAAAGCGATTTGCGTCCGGAGCTTCCCCCAGACCTAAACCAGCGAAATCAATCACGAAAATGCGATGAAATGCCATCAACTCTCACTCCTTAGGTCAGTTCTCGTTAAAAAACTCATCGGCAGTTTTTTCGGTCTAGTAATAATATACCGTTTCCGCGAGCGCCTGTAAATGGCTGATTGCAAGAAATCTGAGAAACTCGATTTCCGAACATTACGCCCATTAACCAAGGCTCACAAGCGGTCTACGGCCCCTAATTTCTCGCAAAGGGCTGGATTCGCAACCGATTGCATAAAAGGATTTACCTTTGGCCTGTGCCCAACATGTTAGCGCTATCATCTAACTGCAAATACCGTACCACCGGGAAGCCAAACTGTCAAACCGTTTTACGTGGTTGACCATCATTCAAACCGGCCACAGCTTGGTTGAACCGAACAACTTACTCCAGAAGTCATAAAAACGGGCTTCAAGTTGGATGGAGATAACTTGAAGTCCGCTAACTTCCGGAAAGGAGGTTGTGACGTAATTCCCGTTTCGTAATCATCTTAATACTTAATCGCCTCATAACTCATATTTCGAACCAACTGCCGCAGCCGTATACTCATACTATATTTTATTTCAGGCTACCGTTTTGGTTTGTTACGTTGAAACTTAATGCCTTCATTACCCTAACAGAACACGCTCTAACGATTCTACTTGAAATCCTTGCATGACCTCTGTTACCGCAACATCCGAGCTCTAGTTAAACCTAATGACACTGTCTACACGTCTCTAAACACATACGCTTACGTGAAGCGCTAAGCTGACACTATATTCAGTTGTACATCATTCTTGAACCTGTTACTTGACTCTACCAGAGTTCGTTAGAAGGTTTATCGGAGTTGTCTAAAACATTCTGTGGTGCAGGTTACTCTACTCGTAAATCTGACTTACCTCAAAACGGAAATCAGTTTCCTAAAGCATTGAATCAACTAGATCATGTGCTGCAATCACAACGCTTAATTCCTTTCCGTGACATAATAGTAACACGGGTTGTAAGCGTTTGCAATAGATAAGCCGCAACTTCTCAATTATTTTTGCGCACCTCCGGATAAACGTTACAACGACGGGTTTTTTAGCGTAAAAAAATATCGCCAACGAGTCGTGGTCGTTGACGATATCGCAACGTATGAATCAATTCCAGGCAAATTCCATGGGTTCTTGTTTGGAGGAAAAGTTTCACAGAGATGAGCTTAGTAAATTGATTCCAAATTAAGTGATGCATGAAACTAACGGTCGTGTGGAGCTCTGCTCAACACACAACATAGTTATACCGCGAATTTACCGATAATGCACACTTTTTGAATCTGGAATTTCGCCGCTTCAGAGTGAAGTGTTGGCGTACGGGGATTTATAGTAGGAAAATTATTTTTACCCCACTATGGCTCCCCGGCGTTGACGATTAATACCAAGCTGGCTTGTCACCATCGGTATTGGGCTTGTTGACGCCCAATGATTCGCGAACCGCTTGGCTGGGATCAGCGACTAATTTCGCAACGACAGCGGCAATACTCTTCCGTGAGACCTCGGTGCCCTTGAAGGCCTCCCCCTTCTTGGTCAGTTCATAGTCGATCTCGTCCTTGTTGTCCAACCAAGCCGGGCGAATAATCGTGTAATCGAGGTCGGACCCCTCAATGACCTTGGCCGCCGCGGCGTAGGTCTCTAAGTAGCCGCCGTCCAGCATCTGGTGATTCCACTGACCGAAGTTGCCAGGAACCTCATCGTAAATCCCCAGAGTGGAAATCCAGATCAACCGCTTAACCTGACTAGCCGCCATGGCCGCAACGACCGCCTTGGCCTCGTCTTCGATGTTGTGACCCGCCAGATTGGCGTAAACCACGTCGATGCCGGCCATGGCCGACTTCAGATTGGCCACACTGCTGGCGTCGCCCTCAAAGACCGTGACCCGGTCACTCGCAGCATCCGCCAGTCGCTCCGCATGCCGTAAGAACAACGTGAGGTGATTCTGTTCATTGTCTAAAAGTTGTGCCGTCGCAAGCTTTGCAATCTTTCCGTTGGCGCCCAGAACTAATACGTTTGTCATGAAGATTAACCCCTTTGCTTTTTGGTTTACGGTTATACTGTAATACTAACAGTTACATTTAGCAACCGAAAAGGATCACCGTCAGTCATCCCAAGACTGCTCAGTCCCTTAACGCCGCCACTTTTGGACCAATAAAAAAACACCCCAGCCGTAACGACTGAAGTGTTTCTGCGTTTAAATCAACATTAACGTGACGCCTTCGATGGGCGTGATGCTGTCGCCAAGGTCGCCGAAGACCAGTTCCTTCTTCAGAGCCGGTTGGTCGAGTTCGGTTAAATTGGTCTTCTCAATGGTCAGATGATAACTGCCATGCCGATCCTTGCTTAAGCCATAATTCACGAATTCTTGTTCGGGGGCGTATTCCGCAAAATGGACGGCGTAATGTCCGAGCTGGTGGGAAACGACCAGACGAATCCCGTTTTCATCTCTAAAAATGTGCAAAATTGTTCACTCCTAAATTGATTGAAACTATCCTGATTTCGGCACCACGACAAAAGGAAGGGCCGCGGCAACACGCCCCTCCATTATCGGCCCGTAGCCAATCACGAGTGGGAAACGTGCCGCGGCTATCGACAATCACGGCTCGTTCAACCCATGATTAACTCACGTGCGCACGGTGATGTCAGCCTTGCCAAACCACAAAGCGTTCGGCGTCACCAAGATAGTTCCTCTATGTACTTAGATTGTACCATACTTGGCCTAAAAAAATTAGGAACAGCGGATCTCACCGCAATTTTTACCAAAAATTAGGCCCTTCCCCTTGCCAGCCGCGGGGGAAACATGCTTCAATATTAGTAATAGAGTAATTAATTATTGACCGGCTGGCAATGACAACCGACGATTAGGTTGCTACCGCGGCACTTAACGGCTTACTTTAATGATTAATCGACTAGTAATTACGGGAATTTCGATGGAGGCCCACAATGGCAAATACGAAGAACAGTCAAGCAGCAAAAATTCGGCAACAAATTATCGCTTGGTTACAGGATGAACAAACTTCAGAGGTGGTCTCCGAGGAGAAATTTCCGGGAATTCGCGGCATCCGGGCCGTCAAACTCCGGGAAATGCTGGGAAAGCTGGGCTACGTTCAATCGGTGGTGATGGGCGCGGTCTCGGCGGCGCCGTCGATTGATCCGCGGATCAAGAAGGCCGCTGTGAAGCCACGAGAAGTCTATTACTACTTCGACAACAGCGTGCCGGCACCGGCCAAGATTCAACGTCAGGAACAACGCGCCGCCGCTAGCTCGACGACCCCCACCGCTTCAGCCAAGGTCGCAACCTCTGCTGTCCACATCAAGGCCACCGACTTGCCCGGACTCTCGGGAACGCCAGCCTTCAAGGCATTGTTAGCGGCCAATGAACAGGTCACGGCAGCCGTGGACGAGCTATTGACGGCGGCGCAAACCCAACGACCGCTAAGCGACTTAGAACTGAACTTTCTCACGGAATTCGCGACTAAGACGGCTCAACAGACCGAGGCCCTGCAGAACTTTACGGCCCAGTCTCGAATTGACCGGCTTCGTCACCTATAAGCCGAATTAATTCGTGCGTTGATTAACTTGTCGGTTAAATTGTTTGACCATTTTAACGTTTTTCGTGAAATTCGCTTGACTTTTGGGCACGTGACCTTTAATCTGTTATAAATTACTTTTATGGGGGACGATTGCTCATGGCACTACACGAAGACAACCGCGTATTTTGTGAAAAAACTGAACTTTTCTCAAATTCATTCTACGGAACCATCACGAAGATCTACGAACACTCCGCACTGGTGAAAGTTGAACCTGAACAACTCGCCAAGAAGGAAACCGATAAAATCGATTCCTTCGGTGACTTAGTCGTCATCCGCCTAAGTGAACTCCAATTGGTCGATGCCGCTGGCAAGCCAATGGACGAACCTGAAGACGAAGAACTTGAAGCAGCGGAATAGGTAAACTGAGTCAGCTCACAGCGTGTGGGTTGGCTTTTTATTTGCGGTTAACCACAAAAAGAAGATGCAAGTTGCCCTGCATCCTCTGGATTAATCCGATTAATGATCATTCACAATCTCGGTCAGTTGCTGGATTAGTTCCGGCAATTCTTCGTTGAGCACATCGCTGACGTGTTCTTCGATTCGCCGACCACGCGCCGTAATCTCAAACACGTGATAACGCCGATCGGTCGCCAACGTTTCGTCATCAATGTAACCGTTGTTTAACAACCGGCTAATCTGAATTGAAATCATGGATTGGCCCACGTTCAGGCGCCGAGCTAATTCACTGGTGCTGACCTTTTCCATGGCGAGTTCGTGTAGGATTCGATATTGTTCGAACGTAATTGCATCCCCGCTGCTTGGCCGTTTAATAAAGGGACGGAGCAACGAATTCAATTGGTGAATCCGCTGAACATCCACGGCTAACTTATTGGCTTCCATCATGTTACTCTTCCTCCTCGTGACCACCGACAGTCTGGTATCGTCGGTCTGTCTTTAACATAGTCATCGCGTAGTGATAACTTCGTGGGTAAAACCATAAGCCCTGAAAGTTACCTCCCCTAAACATCCTACCACAGATAACAGACTACATTATAAACAAATCACATCTTGGCCAAATTTGCTATTAATTTCTTAATATGGAATGCTTTAAAACGTTGAAATACCCCTCTTTTCGGGCTAGTAGTGCTCATCCTCAAAGTTGAAGACTTCTCGCCTGCCCTGTTGCACGTTCAAGATAACTTTACGGACGTGTTCCGGACTTAGTGGATGATTGCACATGGTAAAGCACGCCGAAACCAGCCGAACACTACGCTGCAGTCGGCTCTCGTGACCATCAAAGTCATCCACTATCTGCGCGGCTCCCTCGTCAGGAGCGAAGTGTCGCCGTAAATCTTCATGCTCACGAATCAAATAGTACTTAATTCGCTGTGCTTCAGCCATCTTCTTGCGGAGTCGCACGGCACGGTCCCGAAATATCATCTCCATCCCGTTCTTCAATTGCACGCGGACCTTCTTCTCGGAGGCCGCGTTCACCCGTTCGATTGATTGAACGCCAACCCAACTGGTGTGATTCTTCCGCGCCGGTTGCTCAGTCACCAAGAGCTGCAAGTTACCGCTCACAACCGGCGTGGGCCCACTTAGATGTAGGATATCTACATTGGTGTTGTGATCATGCCACGTCTTGTCCGTGGAAGCAATTGCTAAATCGACCAATTCACGCGGGGACAGCGGGGTTCGAAAGAAACCGTCATACAGCGTCAGGACGATCGTGTCCGCCGGTCGTTTGTTCTTAATGAACAGCAACGACTGCCAATCCACCTCGACTTCCCCTCGTGGAATGAAACGCGTCACGTCCTCTAGCTTTAAGTGTGTAAAATCAATCACACCCGTGTCTTCGATCTTCAAACGAACTGCTGGTGCGAGTCCCCTCGTCAATAAATTAACCATTTACTATTCCCTTTCTCAAGAAAATTAAGGTCTATGACAACTTACCACGGCCTTCCTGTGGCCCAGCTATAGATTCCCACAAAAACCGAATGATAGCAAGAAATAAACATTGAAATTCAAAAATAATTTATCGGACAAAATATAAACAGATAGCCGTCATCAAAGGTGTTTAGGGGCCATCGTTTGGTGGATGATAGACGAAATATAATTTAATTTATACGAATTAAATTCGATTTTTCTCATGATTTTAGCGGTGAACTTTCATGAATATTTCATAGAAGTATTAGATAGTCTTGATACAATCTAGGTAAAAGTGAGGTGTGGTGATATGATGATGCAACGACATTCGTTGGGCGCCGTGCTATCCAAGGCACGACTGATTTTGGCCGATGGCGCCAGCTATGAAGAGATCTTGAAAAACTTGGATATTCCCGCCTGGTATTTAGAAGAATTGGAGCATGACCATATCACACACCCCAATCCGGATTTATTGGCCCTAATCTGTCAATGCTACGGGCTTAACTATCAGCAGGTTACCACTTTACAGCGGGCTGAGGACCTCACCACGGCGTTATTTGAACTTACTATCTCCGACAACTTACGCCTAGCCGCCAATCACCATCAGGCCATGGACTGGCCAGACAGTGCCGTCTTCGCTGCCAAGCATGGCGTCGTTAAACCCGCGCCCCACACGGTGAACAGCTACGCCGATATCTTACGGTGCCTGCGCTTAGCCGACGACTATTGTCCCATTCACACGGCTAGCCTGATCTACGGCGTCTCCCCGATGGTCTATTGGCAAATGGAAGCGGCCCAGATTTCAGTCTCACCACAGATTGTGGCCGTACTGGCGGAACAGTTGCGAGTGGACAGTCTCCAGCCGTTTCTGACGGCACCAGATTTGCCGGCGGCGGTGGAACGACGATTGCGGGGGTAGGTGCCAGAGAGTTTTGCGGATATTAAAAGGGCCGTCCAAGTTGGGCGGTCCTTTGTGACGCTACTTAATCAAAATTACTTGTTCGTGTGGTAGTTCGTAACACCAGTCGTGCTAGTTGTCGCAGTTGTTGCTACTGGAGAATCTCCAGTTTTTTCGGAATGCGTATAGAAGGCCTTCGTAATTTGACCAAAGGTACCCGCAATTGTGCTGGACAGCTTGTATTCCGTATAGTACTTCGTCGTTGAACCAGATTTCTGGTAGTTAGGCGTATCTAACGTTGCCAAGCCGGCGTTCTTCAAGTAAGTTGCTGCATCGGCAGCCGTAAACGTTGCGTCCTCGACGCCCGTGAAACCAGCTGTAACACTTGGAAAGACAACCGTATTCTTAGTCGCCGTCACCCCAGTCGTATAAGCTTGCAGACCCGTAGCGGCTTGGGAAAGATCCCCGTTGCCATCTGTCTTGTAGAACGTAAAGGATGAGGTCGTGCTTTGATTTTGCGTTACGATCAGACTGATTGTATCTCCACTCTTAGCTGCAGCTAAATTAGCAACATTGGTGCTATCAGAAGCCTTATAAGCATATCCCGTTCCAGTCAAAGCAGTCTTACCCCAAGCATCCGTTGCTTGAGCCCTAGCGTCAGTGCCGACAGCCGTTCCTTTAACCGTCGAAACAGCCTTGGTGTCGTTAGCCTTCAAGTTGGCCAACGTCGTTGAGGCAACCGTCTTACCATTAAAGGTGAAGTTAACCTTCACATCAGCCTTGTCATTAAATGAGTCAGCTGCAGGCTTTGTTGCCGTAACGGCCTTCGAGTAAATCCACCCATTAACGGCTGGATTAGCGTCATCGGTCACGTAGTAGTACAGAGAACCTTCACGCGTCTTCTTAGCGGCAGACGTAATCGTCAGCGCGTCACTGGCGTAGGCCGTGGTGTCCTTAACAGACTTGCTGGCCTTGTATTGCGTGTACTTAGGTGCGTTCCACGTCACGTTAGACTTCCCTGGCTTGGCGAAGTAAACGGTCGTGTTGGCTGGCTTAGCCACGGACTTCGTAGTGGCAGCCTTTTTGAGCCCACCGGCAAAGGTACCAGACTTCTTACCGCCGTAGATGTAACCACGGTATTTACCGTCCATGGAAACGATCTTGTAGTAAACGGAGCCCTTGTTCGTGACCTTCTGGTAGTAAGCGCGGAAATAGTCGGCGGACTTCTTGGATGAAGCCAACTTCTTCATGGTAGCGGTCGAAGCGACCTTCTTGGCACCCTTAACCGTACCCGGCTTAGAGTACAGCGCGTTCTTCCCGGTTGGTTGAACGTTCCGCTTGGTCCCGTCGTTGGTCAACGTCTTGCTGGACACAACCTTGGCCTTGCTGGCAGCTTGGGCGGTAGTTGCGACCGTCGTCACGGCACCCAGACTCAAGACAGCTAAACCAAGATACAATGATTTTGCTAAACTTGCTTGCATGTGTATGATCTCCTCTGAATTATCAGTTTATGTGTTAACGCCTTTCAGTATAACAAACTATTTATAATTTTACTGATAATTTAGTTGGCCCACGAAACGAATTCCAATGTAGACCTTACTTAAGCATTGTATGTTGCGCGTTCGCCGCCTTTAACTCCGGGCGCAGATATCACGCCACCCGTTAAGCTACATCTCGTAGTGGACCAACTTTTCAAACAGCCCTTCAGCGTCCATCTCGACCTGATGACAACGTTCTTGCATAATTTCTTGGTGACTGAGGACAAAGTTCCTGAGAACGACGGGAGACAGCAACCAGCGTAATTTAAGCTCCTGGTCGTAAGGCTGCAGGGCCATATTGGCTTCAATATCCGCCAATAGGCTTTCGTCTAAGCCCAATACAACCGCGGCTTCGGCCTGAGACAATCCTAATTTCTGCCGGGCAGTCGCAATCTCTTCCGGTTGGAGAAAGTTGTATTTCTGCCGATAAATGGCGAAATCTGTCCGAAAATTGTAGTCAGGATCATCCACCGGCTCTAAGTATTCCTCTTCATCATCGACATCCGCCGTGGCGGGTACCCAGTAACGGTGCGTATTGGCAATGGGTTCGCTAAAAATCGTGATCCGTTCTTCAACTTCAATGACCTTAAAATCCACGGGTGCGCCCGTAATATCTGGGTGACTCACCTGCGCAACGACCTTAACCATGTAGCCGACTCCCCTTTCAAAACCTCACAGCTTCGTGCTTTCATAAATTCAGTAATCTTCTGCAAACATCGTCTCTTTTCAACGTCTCCATTACTATACCGAATTTTGCTGATTTAGTCGTGGATGTTGGCTTACAAATAAAGTTATAGCGGCTTAGATAGCGTTAAACCGGACTTGCCATGAACTGACAGGTCCGGTTTAATTTATTATTTATTTTTGGGCTCCGACACTTGATACCACTTTTTAACATCGTGCTGGTTAGTATCTGCATACTTTGTTTTTAAAACATCCAAATACATATAGAAGTCTGGAAACAGATCTTCAATTCGATAATAGTAAGATGTCAGTTTACCCTTAATGTCGTTCACGGCCGTCGCCAAAGCCTTAGCCTTGATTCGTGATTCATCTGGATCCACTGGCAAATTACCATCGGGAAGAGTATTAGCGGTTGACGTCGCCAACGAGCTCTTCACATACTGAAGTCGTAAGCAAACGCGTGGAATCTTATGTTTACCCGCTGAAATATCAGGTGTCAGTTTGTCAAAATTTAAAAAAGCTCCTTGTTGGGCTGAAATCCGTCGATTTTGCTCTTGTTTAATCACTTCTTGATAGAGCGAATTTTTCCCGTCTTCTCGAACAAAAAAGACATCTAATTGTGGCTCATTTCCTTGATCCGTATACCCTTCAACCATAAACAACATGGAAATAAACGGATTCGCACTAACATCAACTAGTGGTGTGCCCAGTCCGTAGTGCTGTAACTCAGCTAAGTTGGCAGCCCGCAGATCCAAATCCTGCGTGGTATAATACTGAACATTTTCTGGAAACTTCTGCGCAACTGACTTATAAGTTTGTTCCCCAATTGTCAAATCAAGTGCAACACAGGACAGTAAGGCGTAAGCATAACCGGATGCATGTTCTTGAAGACCTGTGTTTTGAAGACCTGGGCGGCGCTAGCATAGCCCAGGGATTTACGTAAGCGATGGTTAAGTGCGTTTTGAATGGCTTGGATCGTTGGTAGATCAAAGTTCTTGAGAGAGATGCCCTTCGGAATGTACTCACGGATGAGACCGTTGAGATTCTCATTAGACCCTCGTTCAGAGGGCGTATAAGGATGAGCGAAGTAAACTTTGGTTCCTTGGACCTGATCTAGCTCGGCAAATTCACTGCCATTGTCAAATGTGATTGACTGGAAGTTCTTAGGACCATAGGCCGTAATGACCCCTTGAAGTGCCTGGCGGCAAGTGTCAGCGTGGTAGTCAGGAATCTTAACGATGATTTCAAAACGACTGACACGCTCGGTTAATGTCATCAGTGCGGGCTCGCTAGCAACCCGCTTGCCCTTAACTAGGTCTCCTTCCCAGTCACCCACCAAGATGCGTTGGTCGACGATAGCTGGTCGCTCATCGATTGAGCTACCCAATATCTTCTTATTCTTTCGGGAGCGAGTTCGACGAGTGCTCTTTACTCGGCGACGAAGCTTGACTGGTAAATCAGCGTTACAGAGGTCGAGATAACCTAAATCAATGTACCGATAAACCGTGGGGGTCGATGGACACGGCTTGTCCGGATAAAGTTGATGGAATCGGTGGACGAAGCTATCGACACTATCGACTCTAATCTTGGTTTTGAGTGCTTGGACTAACAGCTTGAAGAAGAGCCAGCAACGCTTTAGTAAACCCTTAGAATGGCATTTAAGGCGGTCTTTTTCATAGACAGCCTGTCCTGCTTCAGCAAAATATTGATAGTATGGCAGATAGTCGGAGTTAAGCTGGCGAACCGTGCCACGCTTGATTTCGCGTGAGATAGTACTGGGATTTCGATGAAGATTACGAGCAATTTGGCGAACAGATTGGTGGTCCTTCAAGAACGCTTCAATTTGGCCACGCTCTTCGGCAGAGAGTTGTTGGTAAGTAATGGTAGTGGTATGATTTGACTGGGTCATGGAGATACCTCTTTCTTTTTGGTTTGGTCGCTTAAAAGTATAGGTCTCCATGGCCTATTTGTTTACCCTTAATGTCTTAAGGGGTGTTGCACTTCAATTTTAAATCGGGCTATTGTTGTCATTTAAACCCTTGATCTTTAAACATTGAAAACGCTCTGAAAGATACTCGTTAAGCCCCACATAAGCTTTTGTGTTTTGTTTAACTTTAACCCGCCATTAAGGTAAGTCAATTCACTTGCTTTTCTCCCGGTGCGGGTCTACACTGTGGTCATTAAATGAAAGGGGGTGATGCTTTTTGGCAACTGGAAATAGTTACCTTAAAGTGATCGCTTCCGCGGAGAACGGAAACGATTAACTTCTTTAAGGTAGGCGTCAGCGAAATTATCTCGCTGGCGCTTTTGTTTTGCCTAGTTTTAGCGGTTTGGCGAGGACTGAGTGGCTAGATTAAAGTTTTCGACCGACTTGGGCAACTTTCGACCGATTGGCTTCGGATTCTGACGCGGACAATGTATATGGCGTGCACGCCGGCTGGCACTCCGCTATAGTGAGGATGTTCTAACCCATTACATCATCCTAAAGGAGTTCGCTCATGTTATCTCAAAACCAGTTACCTGCGTCTGCCCCTATCCGGTCCATCTCCACCCAAGTGCCGCGCACCCCGGCTGATCACGAGTCACCGACACTCATGCCACCCGTCACTGCGATCCGTTTTCAGCGCGATCCCGCCCGTGAGTTGGCGCGGTGGTACGTCACGGTGAAACACGATCCGGACTTCTTAGCAACATTGGTGGCCAGTACGCCGACACCACCCAAGCGTCCGGAGCGTGATTGCATCCCCGTTAGTGC contains:
- a CDS encoding phosphopentomutase; its protein translation is MAFHRIFVIDFAGLGLGEAPDANRFQSVGTDTLGHVAVSWSSKLNLPTLQRLGLGNIRVGHPLLGIDPVATPMGFYGRLHMAAQDNHPDTGLREMWDYNGQTRTQSVLATLPEAGYPVTIAAPFLSYLQTQDAAEKVQLGSNQEAFRVLNELLYRPSSGMALIMLPDFRFAGERGDITSFGESLMHTDQALGQIIHDMGVNDLLIVTASHAVDPTVAVTPTREYLPVIAYSASRPSTHALGIRRTLADVGATVLENFGLASHAAGHSFLNEFTQ
- a CDS encoding SDR family oxidoreductase, whose amino-acid sequence is MTNVLVLGANGKIAKLATAQLLDNEQNHLTLFLRHAERLADAASDRVTVFEGDASSVANLKSAMAGIDVVYANLAGHNIEDEAKAVVAAMAASQVKRLIWISTLGIYDEVPGNFGQWNHQMLDGGYLETYAAAAKVIEGSDLDYTIIRPAWLDNKDEIDYELTKKGEAFKGTEVSRKSIAAVVAKLVADPSQAVRESLGVNKPNTDGDKPAWY
- a CDS encoding winged helix DNA-binding protein; amino-acid sequence: MMEANKLAVDVQRIHQLNSLLRPFIKRPSSGDAITFEQYRILHELAMEKVSTSELARRLNVGQSMISIQISRLLNNGYIDDETLATDRRYHVFEITARGRRIEEHVSDVLNEELPELIQQLTEIVNDH
- a CDS encoding FRG domain-containing protein; translation: MTIGEQTYKSVAQKFPENVQYYTTQDLDLRAANLAELQHYGLGTPLVDVSANPFISMLFMVEGYTDQGNEPQLDVFFVREDGKNSLYQEVIKQEQNRRISAQQGAFLNFDKLTPDISAGKHKIPRVCLRLQYVKSSLATSTANTLPDGNLPVDPDESRIKAKALATAVNDIKGKLTSYYYRIEDLFPDFYMYLDVLKTKYADTNQHDVKKWYQVSEPKNK